The Pseudanabaena sp. ABRG5-3 genome includes the window TCTTGTGGTGATGAAGCGCAAAATTTAAGAGGAACTTGTTGCTAGATCTAGCCAATAATTACTGAATATTTAGAGCGCTTTGCACCGACTTAAAGCCCAAAGCAACACTTTCAAAAGCTTCTTTGGGCTTAAGCATCAACGGGATGTAGTTGGTAAATGTATTGATGACAATAGGTATTTGTGAACTCAAAGCCCTATCTTGGAAGCTTCACACAAAATAAGTAGCATCAATTAGAATAACCTTAGGAAATACTTGCCATCTTCAATTCTATGAAAGCTTTTTGGATATTAGCCGCGATCGCTAGCTTGTCAGGTGTAACTGCGAGTTGCACGCAAAACAATAAGGATGCCTCCCAAGCTCAAGTACAGAGCCAAAAACCTGCTGTAGCCGTGGATGTGGCGATCGCAAGTTTAGAGCTACTGGAAGAAGAAAATGAATATACGGGAACGACTGCACCAATTAGAGAGGTGTCAGTGCGATCGCGTTTGGAAGGACGATTACTAGATTTGAATGTGGATGTTGGCGATCGCGTGGCAACTGGACAGCCAATCGCCCAATTGGATGATGCAGTTCTATCCGCAACTGTGCTACAGGCAGAAGCGGAAGTTGCAGCAAGGGAATCGGAAGTATCGCAAGCAACCGCCGCAGTGGGTAATGCTCGCGCCCAAGTGGAAAGAGCGAGAGTACAGTACCAGAATGCACAAGCGAATGCGCAGCGCTTCACCCAATTGGCTAAAGAAGGAGCCGTTTCTCCTCAAACTGCCGAGAATGCGATTACTGAAGCGAAAGCTGCTGAACAGTCTTTGCGATCGGCCGAGCAGCAAGTTAGCCTTCAACAGCAAACCGTGAGCGCTAGTTCCCAAAGGGTTTTAGCTCAGGAAGCCATCAAGCTCAGAGAGCAGGAGCGCCAGTCCTATACAACTATTACATCTCCTATTAATGGAGTTGTCCTAGAGCGTGTGAGTGAAATTGGCAATCTGCTATTTGCAGGCAATGAAGTTGTCAAGTTAGGAGATTTTAGCCAAGTTAAGGTAATTGTGCTGATTTCAGAATTAGAGATTGGCAAAATTCGCTTAAATCAATCCGTTAATGTCCGTTTTGACACTTTCCCCGATCAAAAGTTCACGGGAACAGTAAGACGCATTTCGCCAGTAGCCGATCCAGTGGCACGATTAATTCCTGTGGAAGTAGTAGTGCCTAATCGAGATGGAAAACTGGGTAGCGGTCAATTAGCGAGAGTGCAGTTTTCTGGCAAACAGGAACGTCAAATCGCGATCGCAGAAACGGCTCTAGAGGTAGCAGGAAGACCGACTCAAGCGCCTAAAGATGCAAATACCCAAGCGAAATCGAAAACCGATACCAAGTCTAGCCCTAACGTTAGTGACAGAGGCAAACCCAAAACTGGCACAGTTTTTGTAGTTACGGGCGATCAGAAAGAACCAAAAGTGTTGGCGCGTAAAGTGACCCTTGGCGATCGCCGTGACGGTAAGGTTGTGATTCTCTCTGGTTTAAAAGAAGGCGATCGCATTGTCGTCAGGAGTGGTGGCAAGTTACAGGATGGTGATGCTGTCAAGCTGAGCGTGTTATCCCGATAAGTAATGATATCAAGCATTTCGGGCTTTAGATCATTACTTTTTTTGATTTTTTAAGAGGAAACTATGAGCGAACAGAAATCATCTCATCCCAAACCGACAGGATTTAGTATTAGTGCGATCGCGATTCGGCGACATATTGGCACATTGATGCTGACCTTAGCGATTTTTGTGATGGGAGCCTTTTATATCAGCCGTTTGCAGGTGGATTTGCTGCCATCCATCGTTTATCCCCGCATTGGCGTACAGGTCAATATTCCAGGGATTAGTCCAGAAGTTGCGATCACGGAAGTTACCAAACCCCTCGAAGAATCTCTAGCTTTGACGGAAGGAGTGAATCAAATTTTTTCGCGTACCCGTGAAGGGCAAGTGCGGGTAGATTTGTTTTTTGAGGTAGGTAGTAACGTCGAGCAGGCGCTCAATAATACTGTTGCTAGTTTTAATCGAGGTCGCAGTCAACTACCAGACAATATCGAAGATGCGCGGATTTTCAAATTTGATCCATCCCAGTTCCCCATCTACGAATTTGCGCTCACATCACCTTCCCTCTCCCTCACAGAGTTACGTCTATTTGCCGATGAGGAATTGGGGCGTGAATTAGCGATCGTGCCGGGGGTAGCAGGAATTGATGTGGTTGGTGGTGTGAGAGAAGAG containing:
- a CDS encoding efflux RND transporter periplasmic adaptor subunit, which translates into the protein MKAFWILAAIASLSGVTASCTQNNKDASQAQVQSQKPAVAVDVAIASLELLEEENEYTGTTAPIREVSVRSRLEGRLLDLNVDVGDRVATGQPIAQLDDAVLSATVLQAEAEVAARESEVSQATAAVGNARAQVERARVQYQNAQANAQRFTQLAKEGAVSPQTAENAITEAKAAEQSLRSAEQQVSLQQQTVSASSQRVLAQEAIKLREQERQSYTTITSPINGVVLERVSEIGNLLFAGNEVVKLGDFSQVKVIVLISELEIGKIRLNQSVNVRFDTFPDQKFTGTVRRISPVADPVARLIPVEVVVPNRDGKLGSGQLARVQFSGKQERQIAIAETALEVAGRPTQAPKDANTQAKSKTDTKSSPNVSDRGKPKTGTVFVVTGDQKEPKVLARKVTLGDRRDGKVVILSGLKEGDRIVVRSGGKLQDGDAVKLSVLSR